One Ureaplasma urealyticum serovar 8 str. ATCC 27618 genomic window carries:
- the polC gene encoding DNA polymerase III subunit alpha, whose protein sequence is METKNALFKKIVMIDDELLDKINIKKLTKDKKNNLFVYFNQLVDATIINELHQLPKTTLMHDLQIWYINDLKDIDQKILLTFFKKISEQSIDLVFLEQITDLNTKIEYDFDLNQLNLKIDNKLIYDHFITNKLKILNTLKAWSLPYSELEIHFENISLILNENHEQAVNEIINHHIQQQKQLEQQINQQQDYQNNQKSNFNYYKNTSNKTITKLIDINPLMNNAKIQAYVFAKKVDVLKSGAIAYKLNVIDDSETLTIMTYLSNSEHPLKKFLDELKIDQLIEAEIDIVLDNMSKSGQVPIGKIKKIYTIQDNHIKKTITPRLELNFHTKMSSLDAIISAQELIDFAVKNQLKTIGVTDRNVVQSYPEIAKFSKKQDLKIIYGLETEELEEQIPLALNVRDQNLDDATYVIFDIETTGLFPNFDEIIEFGAIIMQNNKQIGDKIQFFVKPIQEINENITNLTNINQEMVNDAIDEKTALLKIKEIFDNHILVAHNGISFDINFINQRLLKWGLKPLKNPSIDTLMISRAINPFKSHRLGAICKKYEVDYNDEVAHRADYDAMVLADVFKIMKNSLVNDFEIINLNQINTKLQSLMLKNRSFGNWVNLYIKTQANVKDMYELVSISHTDMYYTRPTITTSFLANKKDKLIISNSVHESDLINALYSKSDDEIKSIMQRYDFITLPSIGSQKHLVYAKKITLENVQKAFKKLVSLALELNKIIIYSSSPYYFLKDDKKFYDVYVNTKGLEGKSHRFANEEYVPDLEYVDQKSAIDELAYLEDENLINLIINENPQIINSWFDDKIQPLKEGLYAPKMEGVDQKTIDYVYHTAKKIYGDNLPTIIEQRIKKELDSIIKHGFSVVYWISHLLVEKSMQDGYGVGSRGSVGSSLVATFLNITDVNPLAPHYLCPKCKKCEFITNADDGFDLVPKDCEQCQIQMLTDGHNIPFETFLGFDGDKVPDIDLNFSGVYQAVAHNFIKSIFGETHSYRAGTIGTMAEKSAENAVKKYFENRFSENQIVRDSTVSLYVQKCIDSKRTTGQHPGGIIIVPKEYSIWDFSPYNFPANDINETWKTTHFAFEYLHDSLLKFDILGHDNPTILKLLKDYTGIDDRDVPMYDPLVMKLFSDISALNIKPSDVLNETTGAISIPEFGTRFVRGMLVDTKPKSFADLIRISGLSHGESVWLGNAQSLIKSGKLLKDVIACRDDIMTYLIRQNVEPKTAFLIMEDVRKGKKIKPEHQSILKELKIPEWYIESANKIKYMFPKAHATAYVMHAWKFAWYKIYHPLEYYAAFFSVRADNFDLFVINQGKEFIEKTYNDIEQRSKSRDPQKKVSSRELALQPIYEIVIELLARGFKISNISIEQSQATSYVIDKQNNAIIPPFVAIQGLGETVANSIIEARNQKAFSTIEDLKNRTKISRTDLKNLRELGVLDHLSETEQLTLF, encoded by the coding sequence ATGGAAACAAAAAATGCGTTATTTAAAAAAATTGTAATGATTGATGATGAACTGTTAGATAAAATCAATATTAAAAAATTAACTAAAGATAAAAAAAACAATTTATTTGTTTATTTTAATCAATTAGTTGATGCAACTATTATTAATGAATTGCATCAACTACCAAAAACAACTTTAATGCATGATTTGCAAATTTGATATATTAATGATCTAAAAGATATTGATCAAAAAATTTTATTAACTTTTTTTAAAAAAATTAGTGAACAAAGTATTGATTTAGTTTTTTTAGAACAAATCACTGATTTAAATACAAAAATAGAATATGATTTTGATTTAAATCAATTAAATTTAAAAATCGATAATAAATTAATTTATGATCATTTCATAACTAATAAATTAAAAATTTTAAATACTTTAAAAGCGTGATCATTACCTTATAGCGAACTTGAAATCCATTTTGAAAATATTAGTTTAATATTAAATGAAAATCACGAACAAGCAGTTAATGAAATTATTAACCATCATATACAACAACAAAAACAATTAGAACAACAAATTAATCAACAACAAGATTATCAAAACAATCAAAAATCAAATTTTAACTATTACAAAAATACATCTAATAAAACCATTACAAAATTAATTGATATTAATCCTTTAATGAATAATGCTAAAATTCAAGCTTATGTTTTTGCAAAAAAAGTTGATGTTTTAAAAAGCGGAGCAATCGCTTATAAATTAAATGTTATTGATGATAGCGAAACATTAACGATTATGACTTATTTATCAAATAGCGAACATCCATTAAAAAAGTTTTTAGATGAATTAAAAATTGACCAATTAATTGAAGCTGAGATTGATATTGTTTTAGATAATATGAGTAAAAGTGGCCAAGTTCCAATTGGTAAAATTAAAAAAATTTACACTATTCAAGATAATCATATAAAAAAGACAATTACACCTCGTTTAGAATTAAATTTTCATACTAAAATGTCTTCGCTTGATGCGATTATTTCAGCACAAGAATTAATTGATTTTGCAGTTAAAAATCAATTAAAAACAATTGGTGTTACTGATCGAAATGTTGTCCAATCATATCCTGAAATTGCTAAATTTTCTAAAAAACAAGATTTAAAGATTATTTATGGATTAGAAACAGAAGAATTAGAAGAGCAAATTCCTTTAGCTTTAAATGTTCGTGATCAAAATTTAGATGATGCAACATATGTAATTTTTGATATTGAAACAACAGGGTTGTTTCCTAATTTTGATGAAATTATTGAATTTGGAGCCATTATTATGCAAAATAATAAACAAATTGGCGATAAAATTCAATTCTTTGTTAAACCTATTCAAGAAATTAATGAAAACATTACTAATTTAACTAACATTAATCAAGAAATGGTAAATGATGCAATTGATGAAAAAACAGCATTATTAAAAATTAAAGAAATTTTTGATAACCATATTTTGGTTGCTCATAATGGGATTAGTTTTGATATTAACTTTATTAATCAAAGGTTATTAAAATGAGGCTTAAAACCACTTAAAAATCCAAGTATTGATACATTAATGATTTCACGTGCTATTAATCCTTTTAAAAGTCATCGTTTAGGGGCAATTTGTAAAAAATATGAAGTTGACTATAATGATGAAGTAGCTCATCGTGCAGATTATGATGCAATGGTATTAGCTGATGTTTTTAAAATTATGAAAAATAGTTTAGTTAATGACTTTGAAATCATTAATTTAAATCAAATTAACACTAAATTACAAAGTTTAATGTTAAAAAATCGAAGTTTTGGAAATTGAGTTAATTTATATATTAAAACTCAAGCAAATGTTAAAGATATGTACGAATTAGTGTCTATATCACACACTGATATGTACTATACAAGACCAACGATTACCACAAGTTTTTTAGCAAATAAAAAAGATAAATTAATCATTTCAAATTCGGTTCATGAATCTGATTTAATTAATGCTTTATATTCAAAAAGTGATGATGAAATCAAATCAATAATGCAACGTTATGATTTCATTACTCTACCATCAATTGGTTCACAAAAACATTTAGTATATGCTAAAAAAATCACACTTGAGAATGTACAAAAAGCTTTTAAAAAATTAGTAAGTTTAGCTTTAGAATTAAACAAAATTATTATTTATTCAAGTTCGCCTTATTATTTTTTAAAAGATGATAAGAAATTTTATGATGTTTATGTTAACACTAAAGGACTTGAAGGTAAATCACATCGTTTCGCTAATGAAGAATATGTGCCAGATTTAGAGTATGTTGATCAAAAAAGTGCGATTGATGAACTTGCTTATTTAGAAGATGAAAATTTAATTAATTTAATTATTAATGAAAATCCACAAATCATTAATTCATGATTTGATGATAAAATCCAACCTTTAAAAGAGGGATTGTATGCTCCAAAAATGGAGGGAGTAGATCAAAAAACAATTGATTATGTTTATCATACAGCTAAAAAAATCTATGGCGATAATCTACCGACAATTATCGAACAACGTATTAAAAAAGAATTAGATTCGATTATTAAGCATGGATTTAGTGTTGTTTATTGAATTTCACATTTATTAGTAGAAAAATCAATGCAAGATGGTTATGGAGTTGGAAGTCGTGGTTCTGTTGGATCGTCACTTGTAGCAACATTTTTAAATATTACTGATGTTAATCCATTAGCTCCTCATTATTTATGTCCAAAATGTAAAAAATGTGAATTTATAACTAATGCTGATGATGGATTTGATTTAGTTCCTAAAGATTGTGAACAATGTCAAATTCAAATGTTAACTGATGGTCATAATATTCCTTTTGAAACATTTTTAGGATTTGATGGGGATAAAGTGCCTGATATTGATTTAAATTTCTCTGGTGTTTATCAAGCAGTTGCCCATAATTTTATTAAAAGTATTTTTGGTGAAACACATTCATATCGTGCTGGTACAATTGGTACAATGGCTGAAAAAAGTGCTGAAAATGCGGTTAAAAAATATTTTGAAAATCGTTTTAGTGAAAACCAAATTGTTCGTGATTCAACAGTTAGTTTATATGTTCAAAAATGTATTGATTCAAAAAGAACTACTGGACAACACCCTGGAGGAATTATTATTGTTCCTAAAGAATATAGTATTTGGGATTTTTCACCTTATAATTTTCCAGCTAATGATATTAATGAAACTTGAAAAACAACGCACTTTGCGTTTGAATATTTACATGATAGTTTGCTTAAATTTGATATTTTAGGACACGATAATCCAACGATTTTAAAACTTTTAAAAGACTATACTGGAATTGATGATCGTGATGTGCCAATGTATGATCCATTGGTTATGAAATTATTTAGTGATATTAGTGCACTAAACATTAAACCATCAGATGTTTTAAATGAAACAACAGGAGCTATTTCAATTCCTGAATTTGGAACTCGTTTTGTTCGGGGAATGCTAGTTGATACTAAACCCAAATCATTTGCTGACTTAATTCGAATTTCTGGTTTATCTCATGGAGAAAGTGTTTGATTAGGTAATGCTCAATCATTAATTAAATCTGGAAAACTACTAAAAGATGTTATTGCTTGTCGTGATGATATTATGACTTATTTGATTCGTCAAAATGTTGAACCAAAAACTGCTTTTTTAATTATGGAAGATGTAAGAAAAGGTAAAAAAATTAAACCTGAACATCAAAGTATTTTAAAAGAATTAAAGATTCCTGAATGATATATTGAATCAGCTAATAAAATTAAATACATGTTCCCTAAAGCCCATGCGACAGCTTATGTTATGCACGCATGAAAGTTTGCGTGATATAAGATTTATCATCCACTAGAATACTATGCAGCATTTTTTAGTGTTCGTGCTGATAATTTTGATTTGTTTGTAATTAATCAAGGAAAAGAGTTTATTGAAAAAACTTACAATGATATTGAACAACGCTCAAAATCACGAGATCCACAAAAAAAAGTGAGTTCACGTGAACTTGCTTTACAACCAATTTATGAAATTGTGATTGAATTATTAGCTCGGGGTTTTAAAATTTCAAATATTAGTATTGAACAATCACAGGCAACTAGTTATGTAATTGATAAACAAAATAATGCCATTATTCCACCATTTGTGGCTATTCAAGGCTTGGGTGAAACAGTGGCTAATTCCATTATTGAAGCACGTAATCAAAAAGCTTTTTCAACAATTGAAGATTTAAAAAATCGAACAAAAATTTCACGAACTGATTTAAAAAATTTACGTGAATTAGGTGTATTAGATCATTTAAGTGAGACTGAACAATTAACATTATTTTAA
- a CDS encoding Vmc-like lipoprotein signal peptide domain-containing protein: MKKINKKILFSSLLFGTVAIGTVAVATACSDDKKTKKTINTGTIQPGSSTGTTSKSLTQEKVLRNEIISEILNAKSKKPDRDKMWVNWWNSSFEQARKLAMEMDKAVDLTKSSNFKKLIAEGKYKSTFSAQIEDIIAKVKHDIKMYAESPFWKKWRDEKKTVITLVNNNAPREDLAAMNVTSIDLPADFPIIYSKPDYDGIPGLGARFPTPKSKVAPEKLLDDGFSFGDIIVEDGSETQKANLPGQLTESFENTADKVIYLYYDSGLPEAFKNNQRQPEKIKQFEDWMKSQNANDFIAKRMLKNPNNKDDLIVMPMSSLWYASYGILGVNYSLHALSEAFGMPKSELDALKAKEEFKVPTQLFTLVNQDTDLKEDKKTIKDECDPFKSHRDPNHKIDWKVWATNSQVLDIAITLGLKPDLLVNGELSTSGHEERQLALYLSEYINGPLKDCRTITPSDGIRWETTSLTKIKDLNVNLILAGIHGEAATKMFGALMNEHKEIANFAITNRRFSDETRKVVAPQDRDQYSQNAALVDWEDYLKTKDLH, from the coding sequence ATGAAAAAAATAAATAAAAAGATTTTGTTTTCTTCATTGCTATTTGGAACTGTAGCTATTGGAACTGTTGCAGTTGCAACTGCATGTAGTGATGATAAGAAAACTAAAAAAACAATAAATACAGGTACTATTCAACCTGGAAGTAGTACAGGAACAACAAGTAAATCATTAACGCAAGAAAAAGTGTTAAGAAATGAAATTATTTCTGAAATTTTGAATGCTAAATCTAAAAAACCAGATCGTGATAAGATGTGAGTTAATTGATGAAATAGTTCTTTTGAACAAGCACGAAAACTAGCGATGGAAATGGATAAAGCAGTTGATTTAACAAAATCTTCAAATTTTAAAAAATTAATTGCTGAAGGGAAATACAAATCTACATTTAGTGCACAAATTGAAGATATTATTGCTAAAGTTAAACATGATATTAAAATGTATGCAGAATCACCATTTTGAAAAAAATGACGTGATGAAAAAAAGACTGTTATTACATTAGTAAATAATAACGCCCCTCGTGAAGATTTAGCAGCTATGAATGTAACATCAATTGATTTACCTGCTGATTTTCCAATTATTTATTCAAAACCTGATTATGATGGTATTCCTGGATTAGGTGCACGTTTTCCAACGCCTAAATCAAAAGTAGCTCCTGAAAAATTATTAGATGATGGTTTCTCATTTGGGGATATTATTGTTGAAGATGGTTCTGAAACTCAAAAAGCAAATCTACCTGGTCAATTAACTGAATCATTTGAAAACACAGCTGATAAAGTAATTTATTTATACTACGATTCAGGTTTACCAGAAGCCTTTAAAAACAATCAACGCCAACCTGAAAAAATTAAACAATTTGAAGATTGAATGAAGAGTCAAAATGCTAATGATTTTATTGCAAAACGCATGTTAAAAAATCCAAATAATAAGGATGATTTAATTGTTATGCCAATGAGTAGTTTATGATATGCAAGTTATGGTATTTTAGGGGTTAATTATTCATTACATGCTCTATCAGAAGCATTTGGTATGCCAAAATCTGAATTAGATGCTTTAAAAGCTAAAGAAGAATTTAAAGTACCAACTCAATTATTTACATTAGTTAACCAAGATACAGATTTAAAAGAAGATAAAAAAACAATTAAAGATGAATGTGATCCTTTTAAATCGCACCGTGATCCAAATCATAAAATTGATTGAAAAGTTTGGGCAACAAACTCACAAGTTTTAGATATTGCTATTACTTTAGGACTAAAACCTGATTTATTAGTAAATGGTGAATTATCAACAAGTGGACATGAAGAAAGACAATTAGCTTTATATTTATCAGAATATATTAATGGACCACTAAAAGATTGTAGAACAATCACTCCAAGTGATGGAATTCGTTGAGAAACAACATCATTAACTAAAATTAAAGATTTAAATGTTAACTTGATTCTAGCTGGAATTCATGGGGAAGCTGCAACAAAAATGTTTGGTGCATTAATGAATGAACATAAAGAAATTGCTAATTTTGCAATTACTAACCGTCGATTTAGTGATGAAACAAGAAAAGTAGTTGCTCCTCAAGATCGTGATCAATACTCTCAAAATGCAGCTCTTGTTGATTGAGAAGATTACTTAAAAACAAAAGACTTACATTAA
- a CDS encoding DUF1410 domain-containing protein yields the protein MDFENAPAPTPTPQPTPTPKKDEAVVSSVKFSEVNAQAKTAKVKLTFTLAVQLKDENQKSLKLTLTKDSETKEVDLVLSEDKLSATADLNELNEGTYKVTKLTLNGNEVSLNDEIKNKELKVEASKKPETGSTEGGSTEK from the coding sequence GTGGACTTTGAAAATGCGCCTGCACCAACTCCAACTCCACAACCAACACCCACACCTAAAAAAGATGAAGCGGTTGTAAGTAGTGTTAAATTTAGTGAAGTTAATGCACAAGCAAAAACAGCAAAAGTTAAATTAACATTTACCTTAGCAGTTCAACTAAAAGATGAAAATCAAAAATCATTAAAATTAACTTTAACTAAAGATAGTGAAACAAAAGAAGTTGACTTAGTATTAAGTGAAGATAAATTAAGTGCAACAGCTGATTTAAATGAGTTAAATGAAGGAACTTATAAAGTAACTAAATTAACTTTAAATGGTAATGAAGTTAGTTTAAATGACGAAATTAAAAATAAAGAATTAAAAGTAGAAGCTTCTAAAAAACCTGAAACAGGTAGCACAGAAGGTGGATCAACTGAAAAATAA
- a CDS encoding DUF1410 domain-containing protein → MELADSSKKAFNLEVIKKGDTNPIKVSDLNYDETSKTLSGKLSSLKEGSYTLSKLTLNDNEISLSDELKKVELKVEATNEQNDQQSDPKENDKEAKVKQAQTKLTEATNALTKAQTDLKTAEDELNKLKTDKAEQAKIDAAQTKVNAAKQDVQAKTKAKNDAQAELDKLTNSNDNQPSDPKENDKEAKVKQAQTKLTEATNALTKAQTDLKTAEDELNKLKTDKAEQAKIDAAQTKVNAAKQDVQAKTKAKNDAQAELDKLTNSNDKM, encoded by the coding sequence TTGGAATTAGCGGATTCTAGCAAAAAAGCATTTAATTTAGAAGTTATTAAAAAAGGTGATACAAATCCAATCAAAGTAAGTGATTTAAACTATGATGAAACTTCTAAAACTTTAAGTGGAAAATTATCTAGTTTAAAAGAAGGTAGTTATACTTTATCTAAATTGACTTTAAATGACAATGAAATTAGTCTAAGTGACGAACTTAAAAAAGTTGAATTAAAAGTTGAAGCAACTAATGAGCAAAATGACCAACAATCAGATCCAAAAGAAAATGATAAAGAAGCAAAAGTTAAACAAGCACAAACTAAATTAACTGAAGCAACTAATGCATTAACTAAAGCACAAACTGATTTAAAAACTGCTGAAGATGAACTTAATAAACTAAAAACAGATAAGGCAGAACAAGCTAAGATTGATGCTGCACAAACAAAAGTTAATGCTGCTAAACAAGATGTTCAAGCTAAAACTAAAGCAAAAAATGATGCTCAAGCTGAATTAGATAAATTAACTAATTCAAATGATAATCAACCATCAGATCCAAAAGAAAATGATAAAGAAGCAAAAGTTAAACAAGCACAAACTAAATTAACTGAAGCAACTAATGCATTAACTAAAGCACAAACTGATTTAAAAACTGCTGAAGATGAACTTAATAAACTAAAAACAGATAAGGCAGAACAAGCTAAGATTGATGCTGCACAAACAAAAGTTAATGCTGCTAAACAAGATGTTCAAGCTAAAACTAAAGCAAAAAATGATGCTCAAGCTGAATTAGATAAATTAACTAATTCGAATGATAAAATGTAA
- a CDS encoding MBA family surface membrane protein, giving the protein MKLLKNKKFWAITLGVTLVGAGVVAVAASCSSSNVKSKLSSQLVKSKDEKSFYAVYDIENFDDLTENDKKALNEAEFNVAITSAENKTENATTKGHLLNKKIYVKLPREPKAKEQLTIINKGGLLKTASLVLPDNFNYQTEKVEFENTPTPSPTPTPKKDEAVVSSVEFKKVENKKDEATVSLVFSKLELADASKKIFVLEVTKKGETAPIQASDLKYDEASKTLSGKLSNLKEGTYNLSKLTLNGNEVSLSEEIKKVELKVGPINEQSAQPSNLQKDKEEKVKAVKAKLDAAEKELTTAKSDVETKQKAVDAAKTKLDQATKESTDANQSLETAKENQKTKQQAVDSAKEELKVAEGSTENKEEKVKAVKAKLDAAEKELTTAKSDVETKQKAVDAAKTKLDQATKESTDANQSLETAKENQKTKQQAVDSAKEELKVAEGSTENKEEKVKAVKAKLDAAEKELTTAKSDVETKQKAVDAAKTKLDQATKESTDANQSLETAKENQKTKQQAVDSAKEELKVAEGSTENKEEKVKAVKAKLDAAEKELTTAKSDVETKQKAVDAAKTKLDQATKESTDANQSLETAKENQKTKQQAVDSAKEELKVAEGSTENKEEKVKAVKAKLDAAEKELTTAKSDVETKQKAVDAAKTKLDQATKESTDANQSLETAKENQKTKQQAVDSAKEELKVAEGSTENKEEKVKAVKAKLDAAEKELTTAKSDVETKQKAVDAAKTKLDQATKESTDANQSLETAKENQKTKQQAVDSAKEELKVLQA; this is encoded by the coding sequence ATGAAATTATTAAAAAATAAGAAATTTTGAGCAATTACACTAGGGGTAACTTTAGTGGGAGCAGGGGTAGTTGCTGTGGCAGCTTCATGTTCTAGCTCAAATGTTAAATCTAAATTAAGTAGTCAACTTGTTAAATCAAAAGACGAAAAGAGCTTTTACGCTGTTTACGACATTGAAAATTTCGATGATTTAACTGAAAATGATAAAAAAGCATTAAACGAAGCTGAATTCAATGTTGCAATTACATCAGCTGAAAATAAAACAGAAAACGCAACAACAAAAGGTCACTTACTTAACAAAAAAATCTATGTTAAATTACCACGTGAACCAAAAGCTAAAGAACAATTAACTATTATTAATAAAGGTGGCTTACTAAAAACTGCATCTTTAGTATTACCTGATAATTTTAATTATCAAACAGAAAAAGTGGAGTTTGAAAACACACCTACACCATCACCTACTCCAACACCTAAAAAAGACGAAGCAGTTGTAAGTAGTGTTGAATTTAAAAAAGTTGAAAATAAAAAAGATGAGGCAACAGTTTCATTAGTTTTTAGTAAATTAGAATTAGCAGATGCTAGCAAAAAAATATTTGTTTTAGAAGTTACTAAAAAAGGTGAAACAGCACCAATTCAAGCAAGCGATTTAAAATATGATGAAGCATCTAAAACTTTAAGTGGAAAGTTATCTAACTTAAAAGAAGGTACTTATAATTTATCTAAATTAACTTTAAATGGTAATGAAGTTAGTTTAAGCGAAGAAATTAAAAAAGTTGAACTAAAAGTTGGACCAATTAATGAACAAAGTGCCCAACCATCAAATCTGCAAAAAGATAAAGAAGAAAAAGTTAAGGCTGTTAAAGCTAAATTAGATGCTGCAGAAAAAGAATTGACAACAGCTAAATCTGATGTTGAAACTAAACAAAAAGCTGTTGATGCTGCTAAAACTAAACTAGATCAAGCAACTAAAGAATCAACTGATGCAAATCAATCATTAGAAACAGCTAAAGAAAATCAAAAAACAAAACAACAAGCTGTAGATTCAGCTAAAGAAGAATTAAAAGTAGCTGAAGGTTCTACAGAAAATAAAGAAGAAAAAGTTAAGGCTGTTAAAGCTAAATTAGATGCTGCAGAAAAAGAATTGACAACAGCTAAATCTGATGTTGAAACTAAACAAAAAGCTGTTGATGCTGCTAAAACTAAACTAGATCAAGCAACTAAAGAATCAACTGATGCAAATCAATCATTAGAAACAGCTAAAGAAAATCAAAAAACAAAACAACAAGCTGTAGATTCAGCTAAAGAAGAATTAAAAGTAGCTGAAGGTTCTACAGAAAATAAAGAAGAAAAAGTTAAGGCTGTTAAAGCTAAATTAGATGCTGCAGAAAAAGAATTAACAACAGCTAAATCTGATGTTGAAACTAAACAAAAAGCTGTTGATGCTGCTAAAACTAAACTAGATCAAGCAACTAAAGAATCAACTGATGCAAATCAATCATTAGAAACAGCTAAAGAAAATCAAAAAACAAAACAACAAGCTGTAGATTCAGCTAAAGAAGAATTAAAAGTAGCTGAAGGTTCTACAGAAAATAAAGAAGAAAAAGTTAAGGCTGTTAAAGCTAAATTAGATGCTGCAGAAAAAGAATTAACAACAGCTAAATCTGATGTTGAAACTAAACAAAAAGCTGTTGATGCTGCTAAAACTAAACTAGATCAAGCAACTAAAGAATCAACTGATGCAAATCAATCATTAGAAACAGCTAAAGAAAATCAAAAAACAAAACAACAAGCTGTAGATTCAGCTAAAGAAGAATTAAAAGTAGCTGAAGGTTCTACAGAAAATAAAGAAGAAAAAGTTAAGGCTGTTAAAGCTAAATTAGATGCTGCAGAAAAAGAATTAACAACAGCTAAATCTGATGTTGAAACTAAACAAAAAGCTGTTGATGCTGCTAAAACTAAACTAGATCAAGCAACTAAAGAATCAACTGATGCAAATCAATCATTAGAAACAGCTAAAGAAAATCAAAAAACAAAACAACAAGCTGTAGATTCAGCTAAAGAAGAATTAAAAGTAGCTGAAGGTTCTACAGAAAATAAAGAAGAAAAAGTTAAGGCTGTTAAAGCTAAATTAGATGCTGCAGAAAAAGAATTAACAACAGCTAAATCTGATGTTGAAACTAAACAAAAAGCTGTTGATGCTGCTAAAACTAAACTAGATCAAGCAACTAAAGAATCAACTGATGCAAATCAATCATTAGAAACAGCTAAAGAAAATCAAAAAACAAAACAACAAGCAGTAGATTCAGCTAAAGAAGAATTAAAAGTTCTTCAAGCATAA
- a CDS encoding coiled-coil domain-containing protein, translating into MDFGNAPTPSPTPTPTPTPEPTPTPKKDEVVISNVTFTKDEKKKDEATVSLVFSKLELADSSKKLFSLEITKKDDTNPIKASDLKYDEASKTLTGKLTNLTKGEYSISKLTLNNNEINLNDTVKNSKLLIEDQNNNGNGGNEQGGQPSNPNKDEKIQKAEEKLAKAKEELNKVNELVTTKDTAVKEATKALETAKADAKTKEAAVTTATRELEEAKKSNEANKDEKIQKAEEKLAKAKEELNKVNELVTTKDTAVKEATKALETAKADAKTKEAAVTTATHELEEAKKSNEANKDEKIQKAEEKLAKAKEELNKVNELVTTKDTAVKEATKALETAKADAKTKEAAVTTATRELEEAKKSNEANKDEKIQKAEEKLAKAKEELNKVNELVTTKDTAVKEATKALETAKADAKTKEAAVTTATRELEEAKK; encoded by the coding sequence GTGGACTTTGGAAATGCGCCTACACCATCACCTACTCCGACTCCAACGCCAACTCCAGAACCTACACCAACACCTAAAAAAGATGAAGTAGTTATAAGTAATGTTACATTTACAAAAGATGAAAAGAAAAAAGATGAAGCAACAGTTTCATTAGTTTTTAGTAAATTAGAATTAGCAGATTCTAGCAAAAAATTATTTAGTTTAGAGATTACTAAAAAAGATGATACAAATCCAATCAAAGCAAGTGATTTAAAATATGATGAAGCATCTAAAACATTAACTGGTAAATTGACTAATTTAACAAAAGGTGAATACAGTATTTCTAAATTAACATTAAATAATAATGAAATCAATTTAAATGATACAGTTAAGAATAGTAAATTATTAATTGAAGACCAAAATAATAATGGAAATGGTGGAAACGAACAAGGAGGTCAACCATCAAATCCTAATAAAGATGAAAAAATTCAAAAAGCTGAAGAAAAATTAGCTAAGGCTAAAGAAGAATTAAACAAAGTAAATGAATTAGTTACAACAAAAGACACTGCTGTTAAAGAAGCTACAAAAGCATTAGAAACTGCTAAAGCTGATGCTAAAACAAAAGAAGCAGCTGTAACAACTGCAACTCGTGAATTAGAAGAAGCTAAGAAATCAAACGAAGCTAATAAAGATGAAAAAATTCAAAAAGCTGAAGAAAAATTAGCTAAGGCTAAAGAAGAATTAAACAAAGTAAATGAATTAGTTACAACAAAAGACACTGCTGTTAAAGAAGCTACAAAAGCATTAGAAACTGCTAAAGCTGATGCTAAAACAAAAGAAGCAGCTGTAACAACTGCAACTCATGAATTAGAAGAAGCTAAGAAATCAAACGAAGCTAATAAAGATGAAAAAATTCAAAAAGCTGAAGAAAAATTAGCTAAGGCTAAAGAAGAATTAAACAAAGTAAATGAATTAGTTACAACAAAAGACACTGCTGTTAAAGAAGCTACAAAAGCATTAGAAACTGCTAAAGCTGATGCTAAAACAAAAGAAGCAGCTGTAACAACTGCAACTCGTGAATTAGAAGAAGCTAAGAAATCAAACGAAGCTAATAAAGATGAAAAAATTCAAAAAGCTGAAGAAAAATTAGCTAAGGCTAAAGAAGAATTAAACAAAGTAAATGAATTAGTTACAACAAAAGACACTGCTGTTAAAGAAGCTACAAAAGCATTAGAAACTGCTAAAGCTGATGCTAAAACAAAAGAAGCAGCTGTAACAACTGCAACTCGTGAATTAGAAGAAGCTAAAAAGTAA